In the genome of Ignavibacteriota bacterium, the window CACGGAGTGAAATGCTCGTTCGAGGCAAGTCAGCGAACGATACAACTTGAACATGAATCGGTGGTGTTATTGTTCACCATCGCACGGGAACTCTTGATGAACGTAACGAAACATGCACAGGCAACGAGCGCACGAATCGCTTTGCTTTATCAACCGAACAAAGTTCTTCTCAGCGTGAACGATGACGGGAAAGGATTCAATGTCGAGATGCTCGGTTCGAGAATATCCAAGCAAGGCGGGTTCGGATTATTTAATATCAAAGAACGACTTGTGTATGTTGGCGGCTCGTTGAATATCGTTTCGAAACAAGAACGGGGGACGACGGTGACGGTAACTCTGCCGATGAAGAAAAAGGAGTGAACATGAACGAACAACAGAAGTCAATCAATGTGTTTTTAGCCGATGACCACACGCTCATGCGTCAGGGACTTGCATCGCTCATCGAGAAAGAGTTGAATATGAAAATCGTCGGTCAGGCGGAGAACGGAAAGGAAGCGGTGGAGAAATGTTTGCAACTTCGTCCGCACGTTATTCTCATGGATATTTCCATGCCGGAGTTGAACGGCATTGAAGCGACTCGGCAAATTACACAAGCAATGCCCGATGCAAGAGTTATTGCGCTTTCGATGCATATTGACAAACGATACGTGACGGGAATGTTGATCGCCGGTGCAAAGGGTTACATGTTAAAACATTGTGCGGTTGACGAACTTGGAACTGCAATGGATACAGTACTGCGCGGGAAAATCTATCTCAGTCCTGAGATTACCGGAGTCGTGGTTGAGGATATTGTTGCTCAAGCAGATAAACAGAAAGAACATCAAACCGTTTTGCTGACTGCAAAAGAGCGTGAAGTTCTCCAACTCCTTGCTGAAGGAAATTCAAGCAAAGACATTGCAGAGAAACTGAACCTGAGTATTCACACCATTGATTCACACAGGAAGAACATCATGGATAAATTGCAAATGTTTTCGGTTGCTGAATTGACAAAATATGCTGTGAGGGAAGGGTTGACGGGGCTGGAATGAGACTTTGATAAGCTTGTTATTCTGAGTACATTCAGGCAATTAGAAGACCACAAATAGCAATTCTATTTTACTTCACAACAATTTCGGATAGATATTTCAAGAAAGGATAGCATTATGAAACACTTGTTTTTATTAGCGCTAATAATCTCCGTTTTGAATTATGAATCATGGGCTTGTACATGCGGAGAGAGGGAAACTCCCACAATAGCTTTAGCAAATAGCAATGCGGTATTTATCGGTAAGGTGATAAACGCAGAACTTGATACATTAGATATCCCTGGTTTTGGTGAACTCTATCGTATTACTTTTCTTGTCTCAGCATATTGGAAAGGTATTGACAACGACACTATTATTTTGAGAACAGCCTATGATGGAACTGCATGTGGGTATCCCTTTTATCAAGATGGAAGTTATTTAGTGTATGCATTAAATTTAGAATTTGGTTTGTTTACAAGTTCATGTAGTAGGACAATAGATTCATTTAATATGTCGGATGATATAGTTGAAATAGGTAATCCTATTCCATTAGAAGCATCTTTTGAAGGAGAGAACGAAACAAAGAGTTTTAGCAACTTCACACTAAACCAAAATTATCCCAATCCATTCAACTCTTCCACTATCTTTAATTATTTTTTGCCTAAGTCTGATTATGTAATATTAAAAGTTTACAGCGTCCTTGGTGAAGAAATTGCAACCGTTGTGAATGGCTTACAAAGTGGAGGGAATAAATCGGTAACGTTTGATGCAACAAATTTAGCAAGTGGAGTATATGTTTATCGTCTCTTCACTTCGACATATAGTGAAACGAAGAAAATGATTTATCTCAGATAACTCCGTGTTGTATCAGTTACCCTTTGTAGAATAATCGATGAATAAGTTGAAGATTTTCGTAAGCAGTGTGCAATCAGAATTTGCCGAAGAAAGGCAAATGCTGTATGATTATTTGACGACTGATGCTTTGCTGGGTCGTTTTTTTGAGCCATTTCTTTTTGAAAATCTTCCGGCAACAGACAGAGATGCTTCTACCGCCTATCTTGAACAGGTAAGACAAGCGGATGTTTACCTTGGTATTTTCGGAAAGAAATATGGCTACGAAAATAATGATGGAATTTCTCCCACTGAACTCGAATATCATCTTGCCTCATCAGAACATAAAACCCGTTTGATTTTTATTAGCCATGTAGCTGATAGTGAGAGACATCCAAAAGAAACATTACTCATCAAAAAAGCAGAAGATGCGGTCGTCAGGAAAAAGTTTAGCAGTACCGTTGAACTCAAGACCGCAATTTATGCTTCGCTCATAAATTTACTTGGTGAAAAAGAACTCATTCGTTCCGGTCCGTTTGATGCTAGCATGTGCAAAAGCGCTACTGTAGCAGATTTGGATACAGAGAGAATAACATGGTTTGTAAAAGAAGCTCAGGCAAAAAGAGGGTTCCCGCTTTCTTCCACAGCTACAATGGAAAGCATACTTACTCACCTGAATCTTCTTCGTGACAATGGACTTGCAAATGCGGCTATTCTTTTATTCAGCAAAAAACTACAGCAATTTTTCATTACTGCTGAAATTCGTTGTGCGCTTTTTCATGGGAATGAAATCATGAAACCAATTCCGGCATACCAGGTTTATAAAGGTGATATTTTTGAGCAGGTCAATCAGGCTGTTGATTTTGTTTTGTCCCGGATCAACCTTTCAGTGGGTGACAGAAGCGCCTCAATAGATGTTCCAGTTACTTATGAAATTCCACGCTCAGCCGTAACAGAAGCAATTGTAAACGCAGTGGCACACCGTGATTACAACAGCACCGGCTCTGTGCAAGTCATGCTTTTCAGAAACCGTCTTGAAATTTGGAATCCCGGGCATTTGCCATTCAATCTAACAATCTCAAAACTCAAACAACCTCATCCGTCATACCCAGCCAATCCACTCATTGCAGAACCGCTTTATCTTGCTGGATATATTGAACGGATGGGAACCGGTATTCCAGATATGATTCAGTCTTGTTTGGCAGCAGGTCTTAAAGAACCTGATTTGGTTCAGGAAGAATCGTTTAAGGTAATTCTTTGGAGAAAACAGCAGGCTACCGACCAAGCTACTGGGGAAGTTGGTGGGGAAGTTGCTGGGGAAGTTGCTGGGGAAGTAGCGGAGACAGTAAAAAGGGTAGTTTTTGTTCTGAAAGGTTCTATGAAACGGGCAGAAATTCAAGAATTATTGCAACTGAAACATGATGATTTTTTCAGAGTCAGTTATATGTTACCCGCAATTGCCTCTAACTTTGTAGAAATGACTCTTCCTGAATCTCCTAATAGCCCAAAACAAAAATACCGGCTCACTTCAAAAGGTATAGCGTTGCAACAACAACTCAAAAAACAAAAGAAATAGCGCGGGCATAATTGGTAACACTAAATACGAATAGGCAGTCCGCAATAAAAATTCTTTTCATCACACTAACAATTTCCGTTCTTTTCCGTACACAAATCCGAAACTAACTAACTAATCCATTCATGAGCCGAATCTATATAGAGAGCAGGCTCACATTTAGGAATATTATGAACAAAACTCTAATTCTCATTACTCTGTTATTACTTGCAACAACCGTTTCGTTGGTTGCGCAGGATGAAGCGCGTTTGCTTCGTTTCCCAACAATCTATGGAAACCAAATCGTGTTCAGTTACGCAACTGATTTGTACACGGTTTCCGCTACGGGCGGCGTTGCACGAAAACTTACTAACGATGAAGGCGTAGAACTCTTTGCCCGATTTTCTCCCGACGGCAAGTGGCTCGCTTTCACCGGACAATACGACGGTAACACCGAAGTCTATCTGATGCCATCGCAAGGCGGCGTTCCCAAGCGGCTTACCTACACAGCAACGCTTGGTCGTGACGATGTCTCTGACAGAATGGGACCGAACAATCTCGTCATGGGATGGAAGCACGATAACAAAAGCATCGTCTTCCGTTCGCGCATGAAAGAGTTCAACGATTTCAAAGGACAACTCTATCTTGCATCGGTTGATGGCGGCTTGGTGGAAAATCTCCCGTTGCCCCGCGGCGGTTTCTGCTCGTACTCTCCCGACGACAAGAAACTCGCGTACAACCGAATCTTCCGCGAGTTCAGAACATGGAAACGATATCGCGGCGGCATGGCTGACGATATTTCCATTTATGATTTTGAAACAAAGAAGACTGAAAACATCACGAATAATCCTGCGCTCGACATTATCCCGATGTGGAGCGGCAATAAAATCTATTTCATCTCCGACCGTGACGAAGCAAAACGAATGAATTTGTATTCGTATGATTTGACATCGAAGGAGACGAAGCAACTCACGACGTTCAAGGATTATGACATCAAGTTCCCGTCGCTCGGTGATAAAGCAATTGCGTTTGAAAACGGCGGCTACATTTACAAGTTTGATTTGGCAACTGAGAAAACGGAGAAAGTTTCTATCAGGATTGATGATGATATGGTCGGAAGCCGCGGCGGAATTTTGAAAGTCAATGACCAAGTCACCAACTACGAAATTTCTCCCGACGGCAAGCGTGCATTGTTCGGCGCACGCGGTGATGTATTCACGGTTCCGGCAAAGAACGGAGTTGTTCGGAATATCACGTCAACGCCCGGCATCCATGAACGAAATTCAAAATGGTCCCCTGATGGAAAATGGATTGCGTACATCTCCGATGCAAGCGGTGAAGATGAAATTTATATAGAGCCGCAGGATGGAAGCGCGCCGCCAACACAACTCACAAAGAATGGTGATTCGTACAAATTTCAAATCTATTGGTCGAACGATAGCAAGAAGCTTTTGTGGGCTGATAGAAAACAACGCCTGCAATTTGTTGATGTTGATTCCAAAGACATAACGCTTGTTGCTGAATCCAAAGCATTTGAATTCAATCAATACGGATGGTCTCCGGATAGCAAATGGATAACGTACACGATGCCTGAGGTTGAGATGATGAATAAAGTGAATCTCTATTCGCTTGAGAGCGGAAAATCAACTGCAGTAACCGATGGTTGGTACGATGCTTCGCAGCCGGTCTTCAGTTCGGATGGAAAATATTTATTCTTTGTTTCAGACCGTGACTTCAACCCACTCTACAGCGCGACAGAATGGAATCATGCGTATCAGGATATGTCGAGAATTTATTTCCTAACGCTGGCGAAAGATACCGAGTCGCCATTCAAACCGAAGAGCGATGAAGTGTCAATCAAAGAAGAAAAGAAGGAAGAAAAGAAAGACGCGAAGGATAAGAAGGAGAAGAAAGATGAAGAGAAGAAAGAGGATAAAGTTGTTGTCAAAGTTGACCTTGACGGATTGAAAGACCGAATCGTTGGTTTGCCGATTCAAGCGGCGAATTACGGAAATGTGAATTCCGTCGGTAACACTCTTTACTACACAAGACGAGGAAGCAAAGATGAACAAACACAATTCATGATATATGATTTGAGCGAGCAGAAGGAAACCAATCTTGGTGAAATCGGCAGTTATGAAATTTCCGCTGACCAAAAGAAAATGCTTGTTTCGAAAGACCGTTCATATGCAATTATTGATTTGCCGAAATCGAAAATCGAAATGAAAGACAAACTCGATTTGAGCGGCATGGAAGTGAAACTCGACCGCAAAGGCGAGTGGAATCAAATCTATAACGAGTGCTGGCGGCAGATGCGTGATTTCTTCTACGACCCGAACATGCACGGTGTTGATTGGAAAGCCATGCAGAAAAAGTATGCACCGTTAGTTGAGTATGTAAGTCATCGTGTTGATTTAACCTACATCATCGGTGAAATGATTGGTGAATTAAATGTTGGTCATGCGTACGTCGGAGGCGGTGATTATCCCAAAGCACCGCGTGTTCCTCTTGGATTGCTTGGTGCGGAACTTGAGCGAGATGCCTCATCGAACTATTATCGCATCAAGAAAATTCTGAAAGGACAAAACTGGGAGAAGAGTAAGCGTTCTCCATTGACGGAGATTGGCGTCAATGTGAAAGAGGGCGATTACATTCTTGCTGTTGATGGAAAATCAACTAAGGAGATGAACAACATCTATGAAGCATTAGTAAACACAGCAGGCAAACAAGTGAAATTGAAAGTCAATTCGGATGCAAATGAAAAAGGGAGCCGTGATGTTGTTGTTATTCCGACAGACAATGAAGCGTCGCTCTATTACTATACGTGGGTACAAAACAACATCAGGAAAGTTGACGAAGCAACGAATGGAAAAGTCGGATACATTCATATTCCTGACATGGGCGTGAATGGTCTGAATGAGTTTGTCAAATATTTCTATCCGCAGTTGAAGAAGAAAGCGCTTATCATAGATGACCGCGGAAATGGTGGTGGAAATGTATCTCCTCAAATCGTCGAACGCTTACGGCGTGAAGTTGCAATGATTAGTATCGCGCGCAACACTGTTCCCACAACCGACCCCGACGCAATGGTCTGGGGACCGAAAGTTCTTCTTCTTGATGAGTTCTCTGCATCTGATGGAGATATTTTTCCGTATCGTTTCAAGAAATATAAACTTGGTAAACTCATCGGCAAGAGAAGTTGGGGCGGAGTTGTCGGGATTCGCGGCTCGCTTCCGTTGCTCGATGGAGGATTTCTGAACAGACCGGAGTTTTCGCGATTTGGTCTTGATGAACAGAATTGGATTATGGAAGGATATGGTGTTGACCCGGATATTGTTGTTGATAACGATCCGGCAAAAGAATATGCCGGAGTGGATGAGCAACTTACCAAAGCAATCGAGGTAATTCTTGAGGAACTCAAGACTCAAGAGAAGAAGTTGCCGCCTGTGCCGAAATATCCTGACAAACGGTAAAATATTTATTTATTGTTTTGATAAAGCCTCAGTCTGAAAAAGATTGGGGCTTTCTTCTTTTTGGGGTATGTACCGTCCTATAATATGTTGACACTGTAGGATGTAATATATGATTGCACAATATTTACGGTTGTTTTAGACTATGATGTTCGACAACAGATAGACAATTTTTTACAAAATCTATTGACATATTCATTCATGTTAATTATATTATGCCCGGTTTGACAATCATATTGATTGTGATTCTCAAATTTACTGAAGTAACATTAGTACTGAGGTACTATTGAGAAAATATCATTCTCTCCTCCGGTTCTTTCCTATCATTGTAGTGTTGTTCTTTTTACAGACTTGTAACAAGTAAAATAGTAGGCTACTATTTTTTCTGTATCGCTATGACATTATTGAGTCATAGATTACGTTAGAAGATAAATTCGTAGCACTCCATAATTTCTTTATTAAATATTTATTAAACAAAACAAAGGATAACACCTATGAAAAATTCTCATATTATTTTTTTGATGGTTGCAGTCGTTATTACTTTATTTAGTGGTGCATCACTGCTCCCTGCTCAAACTATCCAAGATAATCTTTGGGTTACGAACGGAGCTGTATATTCCACAGTTCGTACTGGTAACACAATTTACATCGGGGGACAATTCTCACAAGTAGGACCAGCAACAGGTTCTTGTGTCAACATTAATTCAAGTACAGGTATCCGAGATGCCGATTTTCCAAGATTCAACGGAACCGTGTATGCAGTTGTTGCAGATGGTTCCGGGGGGTGGTACATCGGTGGAAATTTTACGATGGTGGAAGCCACTGCACAAAAATATCTTGCACATATACTTTCCGATAACACTTTGGATGCAACGTGGTCTCCAAATCCAAATGGTTATGTAACAGAACTTGCATTATATGGTTCATACATTTATGTTGCCGGTCAATTTACAGTGATAGGCGGGCAATCAAGAACGAAGCTTGCTCAGATAGAACTTTCTACGGGCTTAGCGACTTCGTGGAATCCTTCACCAAGTAACACTGTATCATGTCTCAATATAAATAGTACCGGTACCACGCTATACGTTGGAGGTGCATTTACGACGATAAGTAGTTCAACGAGAAACCGTATTGCTTCCTATTCAATTCCTTCGGGGAGTTTAAGTAGCTGGAATCCTACTGCAACGGGCTCTGTTTCTGCCATTGAAATATCCACATCAACAGTATATGTGGGTGGAAATTTTACTACGATAGGAGGACAGCCAAGGAATTATATTGCTGAACTTGATGCTTCAACAGGAAATGCAACAACATGGAATCCGAATGCAAACAGTTCCGTAGTAGCGTTAGCAAAAAGTGGAAATTATGTCTATGCAGGAGGATATTTTACAACCATGGGAGGTAATACGGTACATTATTTTGCACGTATTAATACAACTTCGGGTTATGCTTCTAGTTATGCAAATCCAAATGACTACGTGTACACAAT includes:
- a CDS encoding response regulator transcription factor, which translates into the protein MNEQQKSINVFLADDHTLMRQGLASLIEKELNMKIVGQAENGKEAVEKCLQLRPHVILMDISMPELNGIEATRQITQAMPDARVIALSMHIDKRYVTGMLIAGAKGYMLKHCAVDELGTAMDTVLRGKIYLSPEITGVVVEDIVAQADKQKEHQTVLLTAKEREVLQLLAEGNSSKDIAEKLNLSIHTIDSHRKNIMDKLQMFSVAELTKYAVREGLTGLE
- a CDS encoding T9SS type A sorting domain-containing protein is translated as MKHLFLLALIISVLNYESWACTCGERETPTIALANSNAVFIGKVINAELDTLDIPGFGELYRITFLVSAYWKGIDNDTIILRTAYDGTACGYPFYQDGSYLVYALNLEFGLFTSSCSRTIDSFNMSDDIVEIGNPIPLEASFEGENETKSFSNFTLNQNYPNPFNSSTIFNYFLPKSDYVILKVYSVLGEEIATVVNGLQSGGNKSVTFDATNLASGVYVYRLFTSTYSETKKMIYLR
- a CDS encoding DUF4062 domain-containing protein, which translates into the protein MNKLKIFVSSVQSEFAEERQMLYDYLTTDALLGRFFEPFLFENLPATDRDASTAYLEQVRQADVYLGIFGKKYGYENNDGISPTELEYHLASSEHKTRLIFISHVADSERHPKETLLIKKAEDAVVRKKFSSTVELKTAIYASLINLLGEKELIRSGPFDASMCKSATVADLDTERITWFVKEAQAKRGFPLSSTATMESILTHLNLLRDNGLANAAILLFSKKLQQFFITAEIRCALFHGNEIMKPIPAYQVYKGDIFEQVNQAVDFVLSRINLSVGDRSASIDVPVTYEIPRSAVTEAIVNAVAHRDYNSTGSVQVMLFRNRLEIWNPGHLPFNLTISKLKQPHPSYPANPLIAEPLYLAGYIERMGTGIPDMIQSCLAAGLKEPDLVQEESFKVILWRKQQATDQATGEVGGEVAGEVAGEVAETVKRVVFVLKGSMKRAEIQELLQLKHDDFFRVSYMLPAIASNFVEMTLPESPNSPKQKYRLTSKGIALQQQLKKQKK
- a CDS encoding PD40 domain-containing protein — encoded protein: MNKTLILITLLLLATTVSLVAQDEARLLRFPTIYGNQIVFSYATDLYTVSATGGVARKLTNDEGVELFARFSPDGKWLAFTGQYDGNTEVYLMPSQGGVPKRLTYTATLGRDDVSDRMGPNNLVMGWKHDNKSIVFRSRMKEFNDFKGQLYLASVDGGLVENLPLPRGGFCSYSPDDKKLAYNRIFREFRTWKRYRGGMADDISIYDFETKKTENITNNPALDIIPMWSGNKIYFISDRDEAKRMNLYSYDLTSKETKQLTTFKDYDIKFPSLGDKAIAFENGGYIYKFDLATEKTEKVSIRIDDDMVGSRGGILKVNDQVTNYEISPDGKRALFGARGDVFTVPAKNGVVRNITSTPGIHERNSKWSPDGKWIAYISDASGEDEIYIEPQDGSAPPTQLTKNGDSYKFQIYWSNDSKKLLWADRKQRLQFVDVDSKDITLVAESKAFEFNQYGWSPDSKWITYTMPEVEMMNKVNLYSLESGKSTAVTDGWYDASQPVFSSDGKYLFFVSDRDFNPLYSATEWNHAYQDMSRIYFLTLAKDTESPFKPKSDEVSIKEEKKEEKKDAKDKKEKKDEEKKEDKVVVKVDLDGLKDRIVGLPIQAANYGNVNSVGNTLYYTRRGSKDEQTQFMIYDLSEQKETNLGEIGSYEISADQKKMLVSKDRSYAIIDLPKSKIEMKDKLDLSGMEVKLDRKGEWNQIYNECWRQMRDFFYDPNMHGVDWKAMQKKYAPLVEYVSHRVDLTYIIGEMIGELNVGHAYVGGGDYPKAPRVPLGLLGAELERDASSNYYRIKKILKGQNWEKSKRSPLTEIGVNVKEGDYILAVDGKSTKEMNNIYEALVNTAGKQVKLKVNSDANEKGSRDVVVIPTDNEASLYYYTWVQNNIRKVDEATNGKVGYIHIPDMGVNGLNEFVKYFYPQLKKKALIIDDRGNGGGNVSPQIVERLRREVAMISIARNTVPTTDPDAMVWGPKVLLLDEFSASDGDIFPYRFKKYKLGKLIGKRSWGGVVGIRGSLPLLDGGFLNRPEFSRFGLDEQNWIMEGYGVDPDIVVDNDPAKEYAGVDEQLTKAIEVILEELKTQEKKLPPVPKYPDKR